In a single window of the Micromonospora inositola genome:
- the fdxA gene encoding ferredoxin yields MTYIIAEPCVDVLDKACIEECPVDCIYEGNRMLYIHPDECVDCGACEPVCPVEAIFYEDDVPEQWKDYTGANYEFFEDLGSPGGASKIGKVEKDATFVAAQPPRGEGH; encoded by the coding sequence GTGACCTACATCATCGCCGAGCCGTGCGTCGATGTGCTCGACAAGGCATGCATCGAGGAGTGCCCGGTCGACTGCATCTACGAGGGCAATCGGATGCTCTACATCCACCCCGACGAGTGCGTCGACTGTGGTGCCTGTGAGCCGGTCTGCCCGGTTGAAGCGATCTTCTACGAGGACGACGTCCCGGAGCAGTGGAAGGACTACACCGGGGCGAACTACGAGTTCTTCGAGGACCTCGGCTCGCCCGGCGGCGCCTCCAAGATCGGCAAGGTGGAGAAGGACGCGACGTTCGTCGCCGCCCAGCCGCCGCGCGGCGAGGGCCACTGA
- a CDS encoding SIMPL domain-containing protein has translation MADAPVVAVRGEAYREVSPELAEFTVTATARDRDRETTLTRLAERAAAVRVLLDSAGPAIDRRETGQLRVWPETKRSGERVVAYHGSVGTTVTVTDFTALGELMLRLADQDQVEVAGPWWSLRPDSPAYRDARHAAIADALARAREYAEALGARVTALLELSDTGTGAQPMMARAAFGKGAGGPADAAPELELDPRPQPVQAAVEARFTISEPVLG, from the coding sequence ATGGCGGACGCACCGGTCGTGGCGGTACGCGGCGAGGCGTACCGGGAGGTGTCCCCCGAGCTGGCCGAGTTCACGGTGACCGCGACGGCCCGGGACCGGGACCGGGAGACGACGTTGACCCGGCTGGCCGAGCGGGCCGCCGCAGTCCGGGTGTTGCTCGACTCCGCCGGCCCGGCCATCGACCGGCGGGAGACCGGCCAGCTGCGGGTCTGGCCCGAGACGAAGCGCTCGGGCGAGCGGGTGGTGGCCTACCACGGCAGTGTGGGCACGACGGTCACGGTGACCGACTTCACCGCGCTCGGCGAGCTGATGCTGCGCCTGGCCGACCAGGACCAGGTCGAGGTGGCCGGCCCGTGGTGGTCGCTGCGGCCGGACAGCCCCGCTTACCGCGATGCCCGGCACGCCGCGATCGCGGACGCGCTGGCCCGCGCCCGGGAGTACGCGGAGGCGCTCGGCGCCCGGGTGACGGCCCTGCTGGAGTTGTCCGACACCGGTACGGGCGCCCAGCCGATGATGGCCCGCGCCGCGTTCGGCAAGGGCGCCGGCGGGCCGGCCGATGCCGCGCCGGAGCTGGAGCTCGACCCGCGCCCGCAGCCGGTGCAGGCCGCGGTGGAGGCGCGCTTCACCATCAGCGAGCCGGTGCTCGGCTGA
- a CDS encoding LOG family protein: MSQSNGRQQPGPDRGRERHRGAVTLRRGAIPTSTADQRLLDSRGRGDWKTKDAWRALRILSEFVEGFDTLADLPPAVSVFGSARSMPESPECRMAEELGGALARAGYAVITGGGPGVMEAANRGASEAGGLSVGLGIELPFEQGLNDWVDLAIDFRYFFARKTMFVKYAQAFVVLPGGFGTMDELFEALTLVQTGKVTRFPVVLMGVDYWRGLLDWLRDSMAAEGKIGPSDLELICLTDDVDAAVRHIVEAEAVLSAEQEAIRAESVARTEADQRAAADEGGKG; this comes from the coding sequence ATGAGCCAGAGCAACGGGCGGCAGCAGCCCGGCCCGGACCGGGGACGGGAGCGGCACCGGGGCGCCGTCACGCTGCGCCGTGGCGCCATCCCGACCAGCACCGCGGACCAGCGGCTGCTCGACTCCCGGGGGCGCGGCGACTGGAAGACCAAGGACGCCTGGCGGGCGCTGCGCATCCTTTCAGAGTTCGTCGAGGGCTTCGACACCCTGGCCGACCTGCCGCCCGCGGTCAGCGTCTTCGGCTCGGCCCGCAGCATGCCGGAGAGCCCGGAGTGCCGGATGGCCGAGGAACTGGGCGGCGCCCTGGCCCGGGCCGGGTACGCGGTGATCACCGGCGGCGGCCCGGGCGTGATGGAGGCGGCCAACCGCGGGGCCAGCGAGGCGGGCGGCCTCTCCGTCGGGCTCGGCATCGAGCTCCCGTTCGAGCAGGGGCTCAACGACTGGGTCGACCTCGCCATCGACTTCCGCTACTTCTTCGCCCGCAAGACCATGTTCGTCAAGTACGCGCAGGCGTTCGTCGTGCTGCCCGGAGGCTTCGGCACCATGGACGAGCTGTTCGAGGCGCTCACGCTGGTGCAGACCGGCAAGGTCACCCGCTTCCCGGTGGTGCTGATGGGCGTGGACTACTGGCGCGGGCTGCTCGACTGGCTGCGCGACAGCATGGCCGCCGAGGGCAAGATCGGGCCGTCCGACCTGGAGCTGATCTGCCTCACCGACGACGTCGACGCGGCGGTCCGGCACATCGTGGAGGCCGAGGCGGTGCTCTCCGCCGAGCAGGAGGCGATCCGCGCGGAGTCGGTCGCCCGGACCGAGGCGGACCAGCGGGCCGCCGCCGACGAGGGCGGGAAGGGCTGA
- a CDS encoding GNAT family N-acetyltransferase — protein MLRQQDVGHRIVVRRIVGIREGRPLFTDALGELVELSETHITLATAQGRLRVPVGEVHRAKRVPAARRPTAGAVVALELAADEAWPAPVTGRLGDWRLRSADGWTGRANSALPVGDPDRPLPAALDAVERWYADHGQPAMVNTPLPLAAPVGAELDARGWGARPPVLVQTVALTALPPAPTGRADLPPIELTTTPSDDWLAVAAGRKGGLPDAARHVLTAVERIRFAQVHAAGRLVAVGRGTVTGQGRWLGLTLIEVLPEARRQGLAGRVIRSLVGWGVAEGASHAFLQVEQRNTPAVALYRGLGFTTHHTYLTRVAPA, from the coding sequence GTGCTCCGACAGCAGGACGTGGGACACCGGATCGTGGTCCGCCGGATTGTGGGGATTCGCGAAGGCCGGCCGCTCTTCACCGACGCGCTCGGCGAGCTGGTCGAGCTGAGCGAGACCCACATCACGCTGGCCACCGCGCAGGGCCGGCTCCGGGTCCCGGTCGGCGAGGTGCACCGCGCGAAGCGGGTGCCCGCCGCCCGCCGACCGACCGCCGGCGCGGTGGTCGCACTGGAGCTGGCCGCCGACGAGGCCTGGCCGGCGCCGGTCACCGGCCGGCTCGGCGACTGGCGGCTGCGCAGCGCCGACGGCTGGACCGGCCGGGCCAACTCGGCGCTCCCGGTGGGCGACCCGGACCGCCCGCTCCCGGCCGCCCTGGACGCCGTCGAACGCTGGTACGCCGACCACGGCCAGCCGGCCATGGTCAACACCCCGCTGCCGCTCGCCGCGCCGGTCGGCGCCGAGTTGGACGCGCGCGGCTGGGGTGCCCGGCCGCCGGTGCTGGTGCAGACCGTCGCGCTCACCGCGCTGCCGCCGGCCCCGACCGGCCGCGCCGACCTGCCGCCGATCGAGCTGACCACCACGCCGTCGGACGACTGGCTGGCCGTCGCCGCCGGCCGCAAGGGTGGCCTGCCGGACGCCGCCCGACACGTACTCACCGCCGTGGAGCGGATCCGCTTCGCCCAGGTGCACGCCGCCGGCAGGCTGGTCGCCGTCGGCCGCGGCACGGTCACCGGGCAGGGGCGCTGGCTCGGCCTGACCCTGATCGAGGTGCTGCCCGAGGCGCGTCGGCAGGGGCTGGCCGGCCGGGTGATCCGGTCCCTGGTCGGCTGGGGCGTCGCGGAGGGCGCCAGCCACGCCTTCCTCCAGGTCGAGCAGCGCAACACCCCGGCGGTGGCCCTCTACCGGGGCCTCGGCTTCACCACCCACCACACCTACCTGACCCGGGTCGCCCCGGCCTGA
- a CDS encoding prephenate dehydrogenase has protein sequence MTDGVTDRRPVLGERTAAVVGTGLIGGSVLLRLRAAGLDVAGWDPDPATRRYAHEQGLAAPDTLEEAVAGRDVVFLCGPLPSLAETLSRAAAATEEHCVLTDVGSTKAEVAAAATAQGLGRRFVPGHPMAGADRAGLASATPALLDGAAWVLCPTGSGMAAFRRLAALVIDVFRARVVPMSAPEHDVAAALSSHVPHLLAGALAGAVQRSALREAVLALAAGSFADGTRVAGGPPERTANMLLANRGPALTGLDAVRAVLDDLADAVRAGDPATLTDLLDEGRTARAAVGGRVFTAHRREFPAAVDHAGELAYLRELGAAGGHLTECRVEAGAVVYTGRLPAPPG, from the coding sequence ATGACTGACGGGGTGACCGACCGGCGCCCGGTCCTCGGCGAGCGGACGGCCGCGGTGGTCGGCACCGGACTGATCGGCGGGTCGGTGCTGCTGCGGCTGCGCGCGGCCGGGCTCGACGTCGCCGGGTGGGACCCGGACCCGGCCACCCGCCGGTACGCCCACGAGCAGGGCCTCGCCGCTCCGGACACCCTCGAGGAGGCGGTCGCCGGCCGGGACGTGGTGTTCCTCTGCGGTCCACTGCCCAGCCTGGCGGAGACGCTGTCCCGGGCCGCCGCCGCCACCGAGGAGCACTGCGTCCTCACCGACGTGGGCAGCACCAAGGCGGAGGTGGCCGCCGCCGCCACCGCGCAGGGGCTGGGGCGCCGGTTCGTCCCCGGCCATCCGATGGCCGGCGCCGACCGTGCCGGTCTCGCCTCCGCCACCCCGGCGCTGCTCGACGGGGCGGCCTGGGTGCTCTGCCCGACCGGGTCGGGGATGGCCGCGTTCCGGCGGCTCGCCGCGCTGGTCATCGACGTCTTCCGGGCCCGGGTCGTGCCCATGTCCGCGCCGGAGCACGACGTGGCCGCGGCCCTCTCCTCGCACGTGCCGCACCTGCTGGCCGGCGCGCTGGCCGGGGCGGTGCAGCGGTCCGCGCTGCGCGAGGCGGTGCTCGCCCTCGCCGCCGGCAGCTTCGCCGACGGCACCCGGGTGGCCGGCGGCCCGCCCGAGCGGACCGCCAACATGCTGCTCGCCAACCGGGGGCCGGCGCTGACCGGGCTGGATGCGGTCCGCGCCGTCCTCGACGACCTGGCCGACGCGGTGCGGGCCGGTGACCCCGCCACCCTGACCGACCTGCTCGACGAGGGCCGGACCGCCCGCGCCGCGGTGGGGGGTCGGGTCTTCACCGCCCACCGGCGGGAATTCCCGGCCGCGGTCGACCACGCCGGGGAGCTGGCGTACCTGCGGGAGCTGGGCGCCGCCGGGGGCCACCTGACGGAGTGCCGGGTCGAGGCCGGGGCCGTCGTCTACACCGGGCGCCTGCCGGCGCCGCCCGGCTGA
- a CDS encoding sugar O-acetyltransferase: MNSMRQRMLAGEAYIADDPEITADLDRAARLTERFNTSSAEDPEGRLAALRELLGSLGEDTWVRPPFHCDYGWQTHIGPRSFVNFNAIFLDVARIAIGADVQIGPNVQLLTATHPIEAEPRRAKWEAAKPITIGDNVWLGGGVIVLAGVTIGENTVVGAGAVVTKDLPANVVAVGNPARVVRELA; encoded by the coding sequence GTGAACTCCATGAGGCAACGCATGCTCGCCGGCGAGGCGTACATCGCCGACGACCCCGAGATCACCGCCGACCTGGACCGCGCTGCCCGGCTGACCGAACGCTTCAACACCAGCTCCGCCGAGGACCCAGAGGGTCGGCTCGCGGCGCTGCGGGAACTGCTCGGCTCGCTCGGCGAGGACACCTGGGTGCGGCCACCCTTCCACTGCGACTACGGCTGGCAGACCCACATCGGCCCGCGCAGCTTCGTCAACTTCAACGCCATCTTCCTCGACGTCGCCCGGATCGCCATCGGCGCCGACGTCCAGATCGGACCGAACGTCCAACTCCTCACCGCGACCCACCCGATCGAGGCGGAGCCGCGCCGGGCCAAGTGGGAGGCGGCGAAGCCGATCACCATCGGGGACAACGTCTGGCTCGGGGGCGGGGTCATCGTGCTCGCCGGGGTCACCATCGGCGAGAACACCGTGGTCGGCGCGGGGGCCGTCGTGACGAAGGACCTCCCGGCCAATGTGGTCGCGGTCGGTAACCCCGCCCGGGTGGTACGCGAACTCGCCTGA
- the mshB gene encoding N-acetyl-1-D-myo-inositol-2-amino-2-deoxy-alpha-D-glucopyranoside deacetylase, whose product MTVVTTLPDRRLLLVHAHPDDESIGTGSTMAHYASTGAHVTLVTCTLGEEGEIHVPELAQLAAAEADQLGGYRIGELAAACAALGVTDHRFLGGAGRYRDSGMMGLATNEHPRAFWQADLDEAAGHLVEIMREVRPQVMITYDPNGFYGHPDHIQAHRVAMRAVELAAAEGFAPAKVYWTAMPRSVLAAGLDHFVDSSDNPFAGIDSADDLPFGTPDPEIAARIDATEQHVAKEAAMRAHATQIPATSWLYSIAGNFGAEFMGVEYFTLAVGEKGPGSGPYGWEDDLFAGLALDGPDRSPVAAAGLR is encoded by the coding sequence GTGACGGTCGTGACGACGCTGCCCGACCGCCGCCTGCTGCTGGTCCACGCGCACCCCGACGACGAGTCCATCGGCACCGGTTCGACCATGGCGCACTACGCCTCGACCGGCGCCCACGTCACGCTGGTGACCTGCACACTGGGCGAGGAGGGCGAGATCCACGTGCCGGAGCTGGCCCAGCTCGCCGCGGCCGAGGCGGACCAGCTCGGCGGGTACCGGATCGGCGAGCTGGCCGCCGCCTGCGCCGCGCTCGGCGTCACCGACCACCGCTTCCTCGGCGGCGCCGGCCGCTACCGCGACTCCGGGATGATGGGGCTCGCCACCAACGAGCACCCCCGCGCCTTCTGGCAGGCCGACCTCGACGAGGCCGCCGGGCACCTGGTGGAGATCATGCGGGAGGTACGCCCCCAGGTCATGATCACGTACGACCCCAACGGCTTCTACGGGCACCCGGACCACATCCAGGCGCACCGGGTCGCGATGCGGGCGGTGGAGCTCGCCGCCGCCGAGGGTTTCGCCCCGGCGAAGGTCTACTGGACGGCCATGCCGCGCAGCGTGCTGGCGGCCGGCCTGGACCACTTCGTCGACTCGTCGGACAACCCCTTCGCCGGCATCGACAGCGCCGACGACCTGCCCTTCGGCACGCCGGACCCGGAGATCGCCGCTCGGATCGACGCCACCGAGCAGCACGTCGCCAAGGAGGCGGCGATGCGGGCGCACGCCACCCAGATCCCGGCCACCTCCTGGCTCTACTCGATCGCCGGCAACTTCGGCGCGGAGTTCATGGGGGTGGAGTACTTCACCCTCGCGGTCGGCGAGAAGGGCCCGGGCAGCGGCCCGTACGGCTGGGAGGACGACCTGTTCGCCGGGCTGGCGCTGGACGGGCCGGACCGGTCCCCGGTCGCGGCGGCCGGCCTCCGGTGA
- a CDS encoding LOG family protein, whose translation MAAICVFCASSRTLDRRWLDLAAETGAELARRGHTLVSGGGCVGMMGALADGARAAGGPTLGVIPQALVDLEVADLASDELLVTDGMASRKTLMIDKSDAFITLPGGLGTLDELFEVWTTATLAMHAKPMVLVDADGFYRPLVDWLNALAEQHFLKPAGLHLLTVVSTVPEALDALESRLT comes from the coding sequence GTGGCTGCGATCTGCGTGTTCTGCGCGTCCTCCCGCACCCTCGACCGGCGCTGGCTGGACCTCGCGGCCGAGACCGGCGCGGAGCTGGCCCGGCGCGGACACACCCTGGTCAGCGGCGGTGGCTGCGTCGGGATGATGGGTGCGCTGGCGGACGGGGCGCGGGCCGCCGGCGGGCCGACCCTCGGCGTCATCCCCCAGGCCCTGGTCGACCTGGAGGTCGCCGACCTGGCCTCCGACGAGCTGCTGGTCACCGACGGGATGGCCAGCCGCAAGACGCTGATGATCGACAAGTCGGACGCCTTCATCACCCTGCCGGGCGGTCTCGGCACCCTCGACGAGCTGTTCGAGGTGTGGACCACCGCGACGCTGGCCATGCACGCCAAGCCGATGGTGCTGGTCGACGCCGACGGCTTCTACCGCCCACTGGTCGACTGGCTGAACGCCCTGGCGGAGCAGCACTTCCTCAAGCCCGCCGGCCTCCACCTTCTCACGGTGGTCTCCACCGTCCCCGAAGCCCTGGACGCCCTCGAATCCCGCCTCACCTGA
- a CDS encoding nucleoside/nucleotide kinase family protein produces MPPAQVLPFDELAARARVLADAGPRQLLGITGAPGAGKSTLAERLVAAVGPAARLVPMDGFHLAQSELARLGRQERKGAPDTFDANGFVSVLRRLRRLEPTSVWAPAFRRDLEEPVAGAIEVPPEVRLVVTEGNYLLVQDEPWEEVRTLLHEIWFLDLDAELRLRRLTARHEAYGKSPEQARAWALGSDEANAALVSGNAGRADLVVRLAEPPPG; encoded by the coding sequence ATGCCTCCGGCGCAGGTCCTGCCCTTCGACGAGTTGGCCGCCCGGGCGCGGGTCCTCGCCGACGCCGGTCCGCGGCAGCTGCTCGGCATCACGGGCGCGCCCGGGGCGGGCAAGTCCACGTTGGCCGAGCGGCTCGTCGCGGCCGTCGGGCCGGCCGCCCGGCTGGTGCCGATGGACGGCTTCCACCTCGCCCAGTCCGAGCTGGCCCGGCTCGGCCGGCAGGAGCGCAAGGGGGCACCGGACACCTTCGACGCCAACGGCTTCGTCTCGGTGCTGCGCCGGCTGCGGCGGCTGGAGCCGACCTCGGTCTGGGCGCCGGCGTTCCGTCGGGATCTGGAGGAGCCCGTCGCCGGGGCGATCGAGGTGCCGCCCGAGGTCCGGCTGGTGGTGACCGAGGGGAACTACCTCCTGGTGCAGGACGAGCCGTGGGAGGAGGTCCGGACCCTGCTGCACGAGATCTGGTTCCTCGATCTCGACGCCGAGCTGCGGCTGCGCCGGCTCACCGCCCGGCACGAGGCGTACGGGAAGTCGCCGGAGCAGGCCCGGGCCTGGGCGCTCGGCAGCGACGAGGCCAACGCCGCCCTGGTCTCCGGCAACGCCGGCCGCGCCGACCTGGTGGTACGCCTGGCCGAGCCCCCGCCTGGGTGA
- the dapE gene encoding succinyl-diaminopimelate desuccinylase, translated as MENPLTPEVLADPVALTRALVDIESVSLNEKAIADCVEEVLRGVPHLTTFRHGNTVMARTDLGRAQRVVLAGHLDTVPLNDNFPSTMRGDLMYGCGTSDMKSGVAFALHLAVALPEPRYDVTYFFYEAEEIESKYNGLTLVSEAHPEWLQADFAVLLEPTYGIVEAGCQGTMRAIVTTHGERAHAARSWHGVNAIHGAGEVLDRLRSYEARRVTIDGCDYREGLNAVRITGGVAGNVIPDRCEIEINYRYAPDRDPAAAEAHLREVFAGFDLEVTDAAAGAAPGLDAPPAQEFLAAVGAAPIGKLGWTDVARFAAMGIPALNFGPGDPNLAHHKDEHVELTKIRDGAATLHRWLAPA; from the coding sequence ATGGAGAACCCGTTGACCCCCGAGGTCTTGGCTGATCCGGTGGCGCTCACCCGTGCCCTGGTCGACATAGAGTCCGTCTCCCTCAACGAGAAGGCGATAGCCGACTGCGTCGAGGAGGTGCTGCGGGGCGTGCCGCACCTGACCACGTTCCGGCACGGCAACACGGTGATGGCGCGTACCGACCTGGGCCGGGCGCAGCGAGTGGTGCTCGCCGGCCACCTGGACACCGTCCCGCTCAACGACAACTTCCCGTCCACCATGCGCGGCGACCTGATGTACGGCTGCGGCACCTCCGACATGAAGTCCGGGGTGGCGTTCGCGCTGCACCTGGCGGTGGCCCTGCCCGAACCGCGCTACGACGTGACGTACTTCTTCTACGAGGCCGAGGAGATCGAGTCGAAGTACAACGGCCTGACCCTGGTCTCCGAGGCGCACCCGGAGTGGCTGCAGGCGGACTTCGCGGTGCTGCTCGAGCCGACGTACGGGATCGTCGAGGCCGGCTGCCAGGGCACCATGCGGGCGATCGTCACCACGCACGGCGAGCGGGCTCACGCGGCCCGGTCCTGGCACGGGGTGAACGCCATCCACGGGGCGGGCGAGGTGCTGGACCGGCTGCGGTCGTACGAGGCGCGGCGGGTCACCATCGACGGCTGCGACTACCGCGAGGGCCTGAACGCGGTCCGGATCACCGGCGGGGTGGCCGGCAACGTCATCCCGGACCGGTGCGAAATCGAGATCAACTACCGGTACGCCCCGGACCGCGACCCGGCGGCCGCCGAGGCGCACCTGCGGGAGGTCTTCGCCGGCTTCGACCTCGAGGTGACGGACGCGGCGGCGGGCGCGGCCCCCGGCCTGGACGCGCCGCCGGCGCAGGAGTTCCTGGCGGCGGTGGGCGCGGCCCCGATCGGCAAGCTGGGCTGGACGGACGTGGCCCGGTTCGCGGCGATGGGGATCCCGGCGCTGAACTTCGGTCCCGGCGACCCGAACCTGGCCCACCACAAGGACGAGCACGTCGAGCTCACCAAGATCCGCGACGGGGCGGCCACCCTGCACCGCTGGCTGGCCCCCGCCTGA
- the dapC gene encoding succinyldiaminopimelate transaminase: protein MNRPAPVSSRLPDFTWDTLEAAAATAAAHPDGLINLSMGTPVDPVPTVIRQALADASDAPGYPLTAGTPALRDAIAAWVARACGAGVDGLGVLPTIGSKELVAWLPTLLGVGPGDVVVVPSVAYPTYEDGARLAGATTVRTDSLTAVGPTPRVRLVWVNSPGNPTGRVLPARHLRKVVDWARERGAVVASDECYLPLGWDAEPVSVLSPEVCGGSYDGVLAVHSLSKRSNLAGYRAGFVAGDPALVAELLKIRKHAGMIVPAPVQAAMVAALGDQAHADAQRERYRARRERLHGAFTGAGFTVEHSEAGLYLWMTRDEDCWETVDWLARRGILVAAGVFYGPAGSRHVRAALTESDEHVAAVAGRLRD from the coding sequence CTGAACCGGCCCGCGCCGGTCTCGTCGCGGCTGCCCGACTTCACCTGGGACACCCTGGAGGCCGCGGCCGCGACGGCCGCGGCGCACCCGGACGGTCTGATCAACCTCTCCATGGGCACGCCGGTGGACCCGGTGCCCACGGTGATCCGGCAGGCGCTCGCCGACGCGTCGGACGCCCCGGGCTACCCGCTGACCGCGGGCACTCCCGCACTGCGGGACGCCATCGCGGCCTGGGTCGCCCGGGCCTGCGGCGCCGGCGTCGACGGGCTGGGTGTGCTGCCGACGATCGGCTCCAAGGAGCTGGTGGCTTGGCTGCCCACGCTGCTCGGCGTCGGCCCCGGTGACGTGGTCGTGGTGCCGTCCGTCGCCTACCCGACGTACGAGGACGGGGCGCGGCTGGCCGGCGCCACCACCGTCCGCACCGACTCGCTGACCGCGGTCGGCCCCACCCCCCGGGTCCGCCTGGTCTGGGTCAACTCGCCCGGGAACCCGACCGGGCGGGTGCTGCCCGCCAGGCACCTGCGCAAGGTGGTGGACTGGGCCCGCGAGCGCGGCGCGGTGGTCGCCAGCGACGAGTGCTACCTCCCGCTGGGCTGGGACGCCGAGCCCGTCTCCGTGCTCTCGCCCGAGGTCTGCGGCGGGTCGTACGACGGCGTGCTGGCGGTTCACTCGCTCTCCAAGCGCTCCAACCTGGCCGGCTACCGGGCCGGCTTCGTCGCCGGCGACCCGGCGCTGGTGGCCGAGCTGCTCAAGATCCGCAAGCACGCCGGCATGATCGTGCCCGCTCCGGTGCAGGCCGCGATGGTGGCCGCGCTCGGCGACCAGGCGCACGCCGACGCCCAGCGGGAGCGCTACCGGGCCCGCCGGGAGCGGCTGCACGGCGCGTTCACCGGCGCCGGCTTCACCGTCGAGCACTCCGAGGCCGGGCTCTACCTGTGGATGACCCGGGACGAGGACTGCTGGGAGACCGTCGACTGGCTGGCCCGCCGGGGCATCCTGGTCGCCGCCGGGGTCTTCTACGGCCCGGCCGGCTCCCGGCACGTACGGGCGGCGCTGACCGAGTCCGACGAACATGTCGCGGCGGTCGCCGGCCGGCTGCGCGACTGA
- the dapD gene encoding 2,3,4,5-tetrahydropyridine-2,6-dicarboxylate N-succinyltransferase, which yields MTNAQSAWGIGLATVTAEDQVLDTWYPTGKLGLGELPLVAGEDQADVLDLPPEAVGERALPGLRTVQVVTVIGSLDDPIKDTADAYLRLHLLSHRLVRPNELNLGGIFGKLANVAWTSAGPCPPERVDELRVIERAAGRHLAVYGVDKFPRMTDYVVPSGVRIADADRVRLGAHLAAGTTVMHEGFCNFNAGTLGTSMVEGRIVQGVVVGDGSDIGAGASIMGTLSGGGTEKVRIGERSLVGANAGIGISLGDDCVVEAGCYVTAGSKITLPDGRVVKARELSGVDGLLFWRNSVTGALEAKQRSGRGIELNAALHAND from the coding sequence GTGACCAACGCACAGTCTGCCTGGGGCATCGGCCTCGCCACCGTGACCGCTGAAGATCAGGTGCTGGACACCTGGTACCCGACCGGCAAGCTGGGCCTCGGCGAGTTGCCGCTGGTCGCCGGGGAGGACCAGGCCGACGTGCTGGACCTGCCGCCGGAAGCGGTCGGCGAGCGGGCGCTGCCCGGTCTGCGTACGGTCCAGGTGGTGACGGTGATCGGCTCGCTGGACGACCCGATCAAGGACACCGCCGACGCGTACCTCCGGTTGCACCTGCTCTCCCACCGCCTGGTGCGGCCCAACGAGCTCAACCTCGGCGGCATCTTCGGCAAGCTGGCCAACGTGGCCTGGACCTCGGCCGGGCCGTGCCCGCCGGAGCGGGTCGACGAACTGCGCGTCATCGAGCGGGCCGCCGGCCGCCACCTGGCGGTGTACGGGGTGGACAAGTTCCCGCGGATGACCGACTACGTGGTGCCTTCCGGGGTGCGGATCGCCGACGCGGACCGGGTCCGGCTCGGCGCGCACCTGGCCGCCGGCACCACCGTCATGCACGAGGGCTTCTGCAACTTCAACGCCGGCACGCTGGGCACCTCCATGGTCGAGGGGCGGATCGTGCAGGGCGTGGTGGTCGGCGACGGCTCGGACATCGGAGCCGGGGCCTCGATCATGGGCACCCTCTCCGGCGGCGGCACCGAAAAGGTGCGCATCGGCGAGCGGAGCCTGGTCGGCGCGAACGCCGGCATCGGCATCTCGCTCGGCGACGACTGCGTGGTCGAGGCCGGCTGCTACGTCACCGCCGGCTCGAAGATCACCCTGCCGGACGGCCGGGTGGTCAAGGCCCGCGAGCTCTCCGGCGTGGACGGGCTGCTCTTCTGGCGCAACTCGGTCACCGGGGCGCTGGAGGCGAAGCAGCGCAGCGGCCGGGGCATCGAACTGAACGCGGCCCTGCACGCCAACGACTGA